Proteins encoded in a region of the Panthera uncia isolate 11264 chromosome B2 unlocalized genomic scaffold, Puncia_PCG_1.0 HiC_scaffold_24, whole genome shotgun sequence genome:
- the KHDC1L gene encoding LOW QUALITY PROTEIN: putative KHDC1-like protein (The sequence of the model RefSeq protein was modified relative to this genomic sequence to represent the inferred CDS: substituted 2 bases at 2 genomic stop codons), whose translation MDYSEELPGDGKDTRACSRKPWLTVSAENFSLPLVFDMEENQEECIFGHLDIDLHXIEVHSYTLIXLEGWFIPTCQTHVTIVGLPVARQWLCDMMWSMGSWDSDWQAQGQCPWLNCRAVRHLDFFRNRLGGRKSRHSSESLTIVPWSHSYFGGLQSGIAAR comes from the exons ATGGACTATTCAGAAGAGCTCCCAGGAGAT GGCAAGGATACGAGGGCTTGCAGCAGGAAGCCATGGTTGACAGTATCTGCTGAGAACTTTTCCCTTCCATTGGTATTTGACATGGAAGAGAACCAGGAGGAGTGCATCTTT GGCCACCTAGACATAGACCTTCACTGAATTGAGGTGCACAGCTACACCCTCATTTAGCTGGAAGGTTGGTTCATACCCACATGCCAGACCCACGTCACCATAGTTGGACTGCCTGTGGCAAGGCAGTGGCTATGTGATATGATGTGGAGCATGGGGAGCTGGGACTCTGACTGGCAGGCTCAAGGTCAATGTCCTTGGCTGAATTGTAGAGCTGTGCGGCATCTTGATTTCTTCAGGAATCGCTTGGGTGGCCGGAAATCCAGGCACTCCAGTGAGTCCTTAACGATAGTGCCCTGGAGTCACAGCTATTTTGGTGGTCTTCAGTCTGGAATTGCAGCAAGGTAG